Genomic window (Arthrobacter sp. StoSoilA2):
TCATGTCTCACACGCTATTGCAGCTGTGAGACCGGCGCTTCTTCAATCCTGCTCAGGTTCTTACTGCCGTTTCTTTCAGGGCGCGTTTGCTGCTTCGCGATGCAGGTGGGCATCGCCTTCACTGCATGGTGCTCGCGCGAGCGGTATTCGCTGGGCGTTACGCCGACGATCTCCGTGAAGCGTGAACTGAAGGAGCCCAAGGATGTACAGCCCACCTCCATGCAAGCATCGGTAACGCTGGTTCCGGCCCGCAGCAGGGCCATGGCACGTTCGATGCGCCGGGTCATGAGGTAGTTGTAGGGAGATTCACCGTACGCGGCCTTGAACTGGCGGGAGAAATGCGCGGGGGACATGAGGGCGCCGGCCGCCATGGTGGGCACATCCAAAGGCCGCGCGTACTCGCGATCGATGAAATCGCGGGCGCGCCGCAGATGGGCCAGGTTGGCCAGTTCCTGCGGTGTCATGGGGCCAGTCTACTAGGCTCGTTCCATGGATTCAGTGGTCTGGTCGAAGCCCGAAAACCAGCGCGGGGGCACCCCGTTGCTGGTGATGATGCATGGCTACGGCACCAGCGAGCAGCGCATGGTGGACCTGTTTCCGTTTCTTCCCGCAGAATTCACCTGTGCGGCCCTTCGCGGCCCGAAGGAAATTGGCGACCACTACGGTTGGTTCCTCCTGGACTACTTCCTGACTAACGACTTCGCCGACGTCATCACTTCAACCAACTCCGTTTTCAACTGGATCAACACCGTGAAAGAGAACCACAGCAGCGTCAGCCTGCTCGGCTACTCGCAGGGAATGGCCATGGCCAGCACGCTCCTGCGGCTGCGGCCCCACGCTTTCAAGGCAACGGTTGGCCTGTCCGGGTTTGTCCTGGACAACGACCTCCTGGCGCTCAGCGAATCCTTCGATTCGCCTCCGCCGTTCTTTTGGGGCCGCGACAAGGCGGACCCGGTGATCAATGAAGACGCCATCGCCCACACTGAAGAGTGGTTGCACGCGAACGTTGCCCTGACGGCGCGGACGTACCCGGGAATGGGGCACAGGATCGAGCCTGCGGAGCTGGTGGATGTCAGCGCGTTCCTTCGGTACTACGTTTTGAACGGGCACTGAGGGTTTTGAACGGGCACTGAGGGTGAACGCGAGCTTAGGCGCAGGCTCCGGATTAGACGGCATCAGCCCCTCAGAATCAACCTTTCCGTGAGATTCGCGTCACAAATTCGCATTCGACCACACACTATTGAATGACAAAATTGTAAGCGCTTACACTTTTGGCTTGCGGCCGCCCCAATGTGGGAGCTCTCCCCGGGTGCAGTGCCGTCATCCCAACGTTTAATCGAGTATGGAAAGGGTTGAGGCCGTGTTGCATGGTTAGGACTCACAGGGTGACAATCCAGGACGTCGCAGTCCTCTCCGGATTGTCCATTTGTACGGTGTCCAGGGCTCTGAGGAATCTCCCCAACGTTTCCGAAAAGGCCCAACGGCAAGTGGCGGAAGCCGCAAACAAGCTGGGCTACAAAGCCTCGGCAGCAGCATCCAGACTGGCGGGTGGCAGCACGGGTTCCGTGGCCATCATCGCCCCCACCGCTACAGCCTGGTTCTTCGCGCAGGCGGTGGAAGCGGCAGAAGAGGTCTTCGGCGACAGCGGCTACGACACCGTCCTGATCAGCCTTCGCAACAAGACCAGCGTGCGTAAGCAGGTCTTCGGCGATATTGAACGGTTGGCGCAAAGGGTGGACGGGCTGCTCCTGCTCAATGTTGACCTCGACCCCGGGGAAGTGGAAGCCTTGGAGGCTTCCGGGCTGCCAGTCGCCAGCGTGGGCATGCGGAATGTTCCGTGGGACAATGTTGGTATCGATGACGAGCGCGCAGCTTGGCAGGCCACCCAACACCTGCTGGGGCTGGGCCATTGGGACTTGGCCGTTCTCTCGAGCAATGAACACTCCGTTGTGACTGAGACCCCACGGTTCCACGGCTTCAGGCGTGCACTGGATGAACACCACCTCACCGTCCACCCGGACCTTGTGGTGGCTGCCGGGCCAAGCATCGACGACGGCCGCCGGGCAATGACCGAACTCATCACCCGCGGCGCACGGCCCACTGCAGTGTTCGCCCATTGTGACGAAGCAGCGTTCGGCGCGCTGATGGCCTTGCGGGAGCATGGCCTGTCCGTGCCCAAGAACGTTTCCGTGATCGGAATCGATGACCACCCCATGAGCTGGTTCCTTGGACTGAGCACTGTGGCGCAACCCGTTGCCGACCAAGGTGCCTTCGCCGCGAACCTGCTGTGCGAACGACTTTTGAATACAGATCCCCCCAACCCACCCTCCAACCACCTGCTCGATACCAAGCTCATCGAACGCAAAACCACGCGCCACAAGCGCTGAACGGAACTATGCACATGACTGATCTTCGTAATGCCTGGACTGGTGCTTCGGCGCTCTTGTTCGACCTCGACGGCGTGCTGACGCCCACTGCCGTGGTACACGAGCAGGCCTGGCAGGAGCTGTTCGACTCCTACCTCGCCGATGCCGGGCACCCGCAGGGATACCAGGAAAGCGACTACTTCGATCACATCGATGGCAAGCCACGCTTCGACGGCGTCCGGGACTTCCTGACCTCGCGCGGCATCACGCTGCCGGAAGGTCCGCTGGATGATGCCGCCACGAACGAAACCGTGCAGGGCCTGGGAAACCGCAAGAACGCAATCTTCAACGAGATCGTGGACACCCGCGGCGTCGAGCCCTTCCCCGGCTCGGTCAAGTTCATCAACGCCGCGCTTGAGCTGGGACTCAAGGTCGCCGTCGTGTCCTCTTCGAGGAACGCCCCCGCCGTACTGAAGGCAGCTGGACTTGACCACCACTTCACGGTGGTCGTCGATGGCCAGGTGGCCGCCGCCGTCGGACTTCCGGGCAAGCCTGACCCGGCCACGTTCACCTACGCTGCGTCCCTGCTGGACGTCCCCACCCAGGAATGCATCGTGGTGGAAGACGCCGTTTCCGGCGTGCAGGCCGGCAGCGCCGGCGACTTCCAGGCCGTCATCGGCGTGGACCGCGGCGCTGGCCGCCAAACACTGCTCGACGCCGGCGCCACCCTTGTGGTCGACGACCTCATCGATCTTCTCTGACCCTACTTTTCGAAGGACCTCTTTAGCCCATGGCACTCATCAGCTCTGATCGGCTGCGCTTTCCCTGCGAGCCTTGGAAGCTCGTGGAAAGTATCCACGTCCCCGGTGACGAGGGAACCCTGGAAACGCTGTTCGCCCTTGGCAACGGCCACCTTGGCGTCCGTGGCGCCCATTCCACGCGTGGCGACGGCGAACTTCCCGGCACGTTCATCAACGGCTTCCACGAAATCTGGGACATCAAGCATGCCGAGAATGCGTACGGCTTTGCGCGTACGGGCCAGCGGATTGTGTACGTCCCGGACGCCAACAATTTCACGGTATCAATCGATGGCGAGGCCCTGAGCCTGGCCGAATCCACGGTGCTGGACTATCACCGAAGTGTGGACTTCTCCACAGGCGTCTATGAGGAAACCACCACCTGGGCTTGCCGCTCCGGGGCTACGGTCACCACGGTGGAGCGCCGCGCTGTCGGGTTCGATTCGCGCGGATGTCTTGGTCTGGAACTGACCGTGAGCGCTGACCGCGACGTGTCCGCGGACATCGTTTCCGGCGTCGTAAACCGCCAGGACCAGCCTGTGGAGGACCACTCGGTCCATGACCCCAGGCGATCCGGCCGGCACGCCGGCCGTGTCCTGTTGCCGCTGCACCTCCAGGGTGCCGATGGCTCCTTGCGCCTGGCATGGGAGACCTCCGAATCCCGTCAGCGCATCGCGATGGCCGTGGATCACTGGATCTCCGCGGAAGGCCAGCCCTTCGAGACTGTCGTGGCCGAGGACGAATCGTCCGTCCGCTACGTCCTGGCCATCAACAGCGGTGAAGCGTTCCGTCTGGAGAAAACGGTCAGCTACGTCGTGGCCGGGCGCACCCTGACAGACGATGACGACGGTGGCGAGAGCCTGACGGCGGACGCCGAGGCAAACCTGGTGCCGTTCTCCGAAATCCTCGCGCAGAGCCAGGCCCACTACAGCCAGTACTGGACAACCGCGGACGTGGCAATCGGCGGCCAGCCCGAACTCCAGCAGGCCGTGCGGTGGGCCCTCTTCCAGCTGGCGCAGGCAACAGCCCGCGCCGGGGTCGCCGGCATTCCCGCGAAGGGCGTAAGTGGCTCCGGCTACGAGGGCCACTACTTCTGGGACCAGGAGGTCTACCTGCTCCCTTATCTGACGTACACCAATCCCGACGGTGCCCGGAAAGTGCTCGAATCACGGCACGCCATGCTTCCGGACGCACGTGTCCGCGCCAAGGAACTCAGCGTGGACGGAGCCCTGTTCCCGTGGCGCACCATCAATGGCCTGGAGGCGAGTGCCTACTACGCCGCCGGAACAGCGCAATTCCACATCGCAGCGGCCATCGCGTTTGCCGCCAACCGCTACGAGTGGGCCAGCGGCGACGCCACCTTCCGCGCCGACATCGGTGCCGACCTGCTCATTGAGACTGCACGCATGTGGGTCTCCCTGGGCTTCTTCGGAAAGGATGGCCTCTTCCACATCCACGGCGTCACCGGGCCCGATGAATACACCGCCGTGGTCAACGACAACCTCTACACCAACGTGATGGCGCGGTTTAACCTCCGTGCTGCGGCTGCCTTGGAACACGAGGGCATCGCTGACACGGAACGCTTGGTGTGGCGCCAAGCTGCCGAGCGCATGTCCCTCCCTTATGATCCCCACTTGGAGGTCTTCAGCCAGGACAACGACTTCATGACCCTGGAGCCATGGGATTGGAATACGCCCAAGTCCAAGTACCCTCTCCTGCTGAACTTCCACCCGTTGGTGATCTACCGGCACCAGGTCCTTAAACAGGCCGATACCGTTCTAGCCATGTTCCTCCAGTGGCAGGACTTCTCAGCCGAGGAAAAGCAGCGTGCCTTCGACTTCTATGATCCCATCACCACCGGCGACTCCACCCTGTCCGCCTGCGTGCAGGGCATCATGGC
Coding sequences:
- a CDS encoding beta-phosphoglucomutase family hydrolase — translated: MHMTDLRNAWTGASALLFDLDGVLTPTAVVHEQAWQELFDSYLADAGHPQGYQESDYFDHIDGKPRFDGVRDFLTSRGITLPEGPLDDAATNETVQGLGNRKNAIFNEIVDTRGVEPFPGSVKFINAALELGLKVAVVSSSRNAPAVLKAAGLDHHFTVVVDGQVAAAVGLPGKPDPATFTYAASLLDVPTQECIVVEDAVSGVQAGSAGDFQAVIGVDRGAGRQTLLDAGATLVVDDLIDLL
- a CDS encoding phospholipase, which translates into the protein MDSVVWSKPENQRGGTPLLVMMHGYGTSEQRMVDLFPFLPAEFTCAALRGPKEIGDHYGWFLLDYFLTNDFADVITSTNSVFNWINTVKENHSSVSLLGYSQGMAMASTLLRLRPHAFKATVGLSGFVLDNDLLALSESFDSPPPFFWGRDKADPVINEDAIAHTEEWLHANVALTARTYPGMGHRIEPAELVDVSAFLRYYVLNGH
- a CDS encoding glycosyl hydrolase family 65 protein codes for the protein MALISSDRLRFPCEPWKLVESIHVPGDEGTLETLFALGNGHLGVRGAHSTRGDGELPGTFINGFHEIWDIKHAENAYGFARTGQRIVYVPDANNFTVSIDGEALSLAESTVLDYHRSVDFSTGVYEETTTWACRSGATVTTVERRAVGFDSRGCLGLELTVSADRDVSADIVSGVVNRQDQPVEDHSVHDPRRSGRHAGRVLLPLHLQGADGSLRLAWETSESRQRIAMAVDHWISAEGQPFETVVAEDESSVRYVLAINSGEAFRLEKTVSYVVAGRTLTDDDDGGESLTADAEANLVPFSEILAQSQAHYSQYWTTADVAIGGQPELQQAVRWALFQLAQATARAGVAGIPAKGVSGSGYEGHYFWDQEVYLLPYLTYTNPDGARKVLESRHAMLPDARVRAKELSVDGALFPWRTINGLEASAYYAAGTAQFHIAAAIAFAANRYEWASGDATFRADIGADLLIETARMWVSLGFFGKDGLFHIHGVTGPDEYTAVVNDNLYTNVMARFNLRAAAALEHEGIADTERLVWRQAAERMSLPYDPHLEVFSQDNDFMTLEPWDWNTPKSKYPLLLNFHPLVIYRHQVLKQADTVLAMFLQWQDFSAEEKQRAFDFYDPITTGDSTLSACVQGIMAAEVGYGDVALKHFTEALFIDLDNSHGNTIDGVHIASTGGIWSSLVCGFAGMRDQGEVLRFDPRLPVEWDGLSFRLKVRGRLLSVELIQGSIALALVTGSGYSDEPLPIRVRDHDVTVSADTITVPLETVPVPPPSIFPSVFPTAGLPIVRA
- a CDS encoding helix-turn-helix transcriptional regulator, with protein sequence MTPQELANLAHLRRARDFIDREYARPLDVPTMAAGALMSPAHFSRQFKAAYGESPYNYLMTRRIERAMALLRAGTSVTDACMEVGCTSLGSFSSRFTEIVGVTPSEYRSREHHAVKAMPTCIAKQQTRPERNGSKNLSRIEEAPVSQLQ
- a CDS encoding LacI family DNA-binding transcriptional regulator, coding for MTIQDVAVLSGLSICTVSRALRNLPNVSEKAQRQVAEAANKLGYKASAAASRLAGGSTGSVAIIAPTATAWFFAQAVEAAEEVFGDSGYDTVLISLRNKTSVRKQVFGDIERLAQRVDGLLLLNVDLDPGEVEALEASGLPVASVGMRNVPWDNVGIDDERAAWQATQHLLGLGHWDLAVLSSNEHSVVTETPRFHGFRRALDEHHLTVHPDLVVAAGPSIDDGRRAMTELITRGARPTAVFAHCDEAAFGALMALREHGLSVPKNVSVIGIDDHPMSWFLGLSTVAQPVADQGAFAANLLCERLLNTDPPNPPSNHLLDTKLIERKTTRHKR